A window of the Natronomonas salina genome harbors these coding sequences:
- a CDS encoding transcription initiation factor IIB family protein, which produces MTTREILEFEGSDVQDAEQIESEQGDEEIVVDVRGAEWQARCPECSGRVQQRGHESVCSECGLVVAVESLDRAPTLKAQAPDTHDRSGEWACEVTNDLRVDKGLHTTFFLSSDAKGNTLTPAKKDKMERLRRRHKRFTMHNRRNQRLNEGMRDIGMLGANLHLPEHVQTDASHFLKAAKAERLPGGRMSWEALAGGAMLLATRKAGTERKPEDVATYAKDSLDRVCAAARKIRMQTNVEAPPVRDRAVDQVVAALGETVTVEAAIELVRLGERLLNLADSECIGPGTHRTAMAGAAVYAADRLTDGKSITQDDVVEAASTIVPTSKYQVKDYSTEIHDAAEARLNPDDAVTGLVQAD; this is translated from the coding sequence ATGACTACTAGGGAAATCCTCGAATTTGAAGGTTCGGATGTACAGGATGCAGAACAGATTGAGAGTGAGCAGGGCGACGAGGAGATCGTCGTTGACGTTCGCGGTGCCGAGTGGCAGGCGAGGTGCCCGGAGTGCAGTGGTCGGGTGCAGCAGCGTGGTCACGAGTCAGTGTGTTCGGAGTGTGGACTCGTGGTCGCGGTCGAGTCGCTTGATCGGGCGCCGACGCTGAAGGCCCAAGCGCCGGATACCCACGACCGGAGTGGCGAGTGGGCGTGTGAGGTGACGAACGACCTGCGGGTCGACAAAGGGCTGCACACGACGTTCTTCCTCAGTTCGGACGCGAAGGGTAACACGCTGACGCCGGCGAAGAAGGACAAGATGGAGCGATTACGGCGGCGGCACAAGCGGTTCACGATGCACAACCGGCGGAACCAGCGTCTCAACGAAGGGATGCGCGATATCGGGATGCTCGGGGCGAACCTGCACCTACCTGAGCACGTCCAGACGGATGCATCACACTTTCTGAAGGCGGCGAAAGCCGAGCGACTCCCGGGCGGGCGGATGTCCTGGGAAGCCCTTGCAGGTGGTGCAATGCTACTCGCAACGAGGAAAGCAGGCACCGAGCGCAAGCCAGAGGATGTGGCCACATACGCGAAGGACTCGCTGGACCGGGTCTGTGCGGCAGCGCGGAAGATCCGGATGCAGACGAACGTGGAGGCGCCACCAGTGCGCGACAGAGCGGTCGATCAGGTCGTTGCGGCGCTCGGTGAGACGGTGACGGTCGAAGCAGCGATCGAGCTGGTGCGACTCGGCGAACGGCTGTTGAACCTGGCCGATAGCGAGTGTATCGGGCCGGGCACGCATCGGACAGCGATGGCTGGCGCGGCAGTGTACGCAGCTGACCGGCTGACAGACGGCAAGAGCATCACCCAGGACGATGTGGTCGAAGCGGCGTCGACGATCGTGCCCACATCGAAGTACCAAGTCAAGGACTACTCGACGGAGATTCACGATGCGGCTGAAGCGCGACTCAACCCCGACGATGCAGTGACGGGGCTGGTCCAGGCCGACTGA
- a CDS encoding haloalkane dehalogenase produces the protein MPLVSTSEERFENVPEYDYPADSVTVTDDGAEMAYVDVPGEGDETFLCLHGEPTWGFLYRKMIPGLRERGRVVVPDFVGFGRSDKYTDVDEYSFEMHYETLRRFVESLDLDGVTLVCQDWGSVLGLPFAVSDQPERFDRIVAMNALLTDGEIELVETWHQFKDLVVETDDFDPARLIDGACVSDLPADVLAGYRAPFPDEESKAGAYAWPPMVPQTPDTPGADRHAQLREDLKAWDKPFFALFSDSDPITEQYRDLFRDLVPTADDEPDVWVEAAGHFLQEDAGETCAEHIVDFVDRR, from the coding sequence ATGCCTCTCGTCAGCACGTCGGAAGAGCGGTTCGAGAACGTCCCGGAGTACGACTATCCCGCAGACAGTGTGACCGTCACCGACGACGGCGCGGAGATGGCCTACGTCGACGTGCCCGGCGAGGGCGACGAGACGTTTCTCTGTCTGCATGGAGAGCCGACGTGGGGGTTCCTCTACCGGAAGATGATCCCCGGCCTGCGCGAGCGCGGTCGAGTCGTCGTCCCCGACTTCGTCGGCTTCGGTCGCTCGGACAAATACACCGACGTCGATGAGTACAGTTTCGAGATGCACTACGAGACACTCAGGCGATTCGTCGAGTCGCTTGACCTCGACGGCGTGACGCTGGTCTGTCAGGACTGGGGCAGCGTCCTCGGTCTCCCGTTTGCGGTTTCGGACCAGCCCGAGCGATTCGACCGCATCGTTGCGATGAACGCCCTCTTGACCGACGGCGAGATCGAGCTGGTCGAGACGTGGCACCAGTTCAAAGACCTGGTCGTCGAAACCGACGATTTCGACCCCGCACGACTGATCGACGGCGCCTGCGTGTCGGATCTCCCCGCGGACGTGCTGGCTGGCTACCGGGCGCCGTTCCCCGACGAGGAATCGAAGGCCGGTGCCTATGCGTGGCCGCCGATGGTCCCCCAGACCCCCGACACGCCCGGCGCCGACCGCCACGCGCAGCTGCGCGAAGACCTCAAAGCGTGGGACAAGCCGTTCTTTGCACTCTTTTCTGACAGCGATCCCATCACCGAGCAGTATCGCGACCTGTTCCGCGACCTCGTCCCGACGGCCGACGACGAACCCGACGTCTGGGTCGAGGCCGCCGGGCACTTCCTGCAGGAAGACGCCGGCGAAACCTGCGCCGAACACATAGTCGACTTCGTCGACCGGAGATAG
- a CDS encoding sacsin N-terminal ATP-binding-like domain-containing protein, whose amino-acid sequence MSEYASVVDRLTSFCREEHEELLDGLDNKTAWSKEADLGYGNQIVSAAHDNRTVLELVQNARDAIIEGGGDGRVSVIVGPDSLMVANTGSPFRLDDENVFRAVTSLGRSAKAQDRGSIGEKGVGLKSVLQLSEQFSIYSQVNSEQLSAHFSRARTARMLLATYGSLLKADSFRQRIELSDGEGLVDACRSLSADIGTGALPGYLSEDTLRRRLLNEGQEPPSPHALLSDLPRLSLFRYPFPDDSQKDVSPLRSGLVGTNETVSTTNRPYSKDLRSWIGNHGGSYTTVVELDYVDSEWRTLLDRVEGMLADANDEALSTFRDHRSSTDSDSAAFSKQRQETLWQECTSISPETLILLGHIEQLDLIRVSRNGDGVLQMDNRRRITVDQGDANPLPNTPAVSRRRVTYRVEEPQNDESNEHIRTFRQYTRTYNDLTGDEEAGSNLDDVHLLFEKPTPGDDWEPKSKPLYLYYPIEEVETPFPFVVHAPFRVGFDRQSLTADEQNRRILDELPELVSTAAADLATDKSPTDSDESGSLTQWMPWLVTPLETADGTDASQLVASAVEDTLRRLREESIVPTDANEPKRPTAVLCDPERLRAFEPLRRDAPTAPVPGRNVIKSGSRWRAAISGAEDESDSAFRQCAARIGLTKVLDRPFDDGDGQRGCIDILSEHWGSSTNSEGTTDWAIPVDDVRHATQYFESICAVLHAASDGEELDVEIGTDAKKAAAQLGDKRVPLLPAEAHRNHGDDDSPAITHLVRARSRHDGGKGRGSKRSERIVFRRTGGNTARSIISDLPTPPSDLAVFVIPFRSGWTGPLESFNRDWGTRNLDSPAEFYRRVAAEAGGYSGDSTSDPDVIGYIVDLYGTVTQGQIADWLRPQPHRHHQFGELQETLQGGGTDSLPSDYDDYLEERYVQRVRLPIAGSDGSTERATTIESSHGGRLETRPAEELSFGTEWAQEFNAVADTLEETGPEVDRFSGQNGHEDTRAAAFRRWAAAIRLAAGARSNGDHEIAPPDDDYWNAVFSDGCDFDGFDCVRRLDALLHLGVQVGPRIKWRWTLPTRGERDAEASTLTVSDAQTLANGELPEASDFCPPQPLVEAYRDTIWRSDNNPAFSASHSTGCGNRWLNPNVEKLVGDYPDEALLPMWWYFPDLPDPESAAGRDYRDATLLMWPELSEGVTEVAWLCSRWHSFSTADDNSRIPSLGLVQLARHQLWPAQGMFEEEPGDDRLTISDGDQLSARKLLLHDDDHLRGAIQYLPRVDVDALEERLEDATDLDVGGSDVVDVPAALRSLGIRPLDALTPPMAAARLEWFLSQFAVEASIGTTARTFTVTASWATQALSVPTDALLRRLVADDALSRELDDREPKRRWIRRDLQHLGTCLPVTEGSVPKALRIGRGRRPDGDSETVVFTQPLSKYSRERLVNDGRRFVERPADETELAYVLGGESESVNFGIAIETEPPSPRPVHGADVESGSDRLNELRSKLRDRQEYLLAAYLENATAPYLQSVHDKLSVVVENPIGVVERSENDDAQRNSAEWKPSEGSTSSHIALFRDSVDRYQRDDGAIPPYLAADGLVQVIEQFDLRDTFENVLFKNESALEDEYSDALENIRREVTELRARRLEEVFQTLDGLVSTHCSGASLPAPDGFDVEPRETLTAARSATEREGFDDSNPLLRAWGEQLTTECGFERDIAAMCLVAAATDSHETRLRIAYRLGRDNVLDIDDLVDNGYRWAELDEWPQSRSTQPVKSYLAAVHRVRRFWDALADHEDEGEEGIVRAVRETVTSARIMGPSRRVATLVRDGSNLDSSLRYLRLGDIPYVTRKPPVTDQLVDAVTEWVESERVALQESDIIYSEPDIDDFLGALVDAVSSYETAEQRVADVFATYEQRDGESTAGTNGSRADLTTNWIKGNDDGVEQIATEFEAAAAVTEGGSPNISESTGEGYSHVNAEIDARGREGELICLDRAWRRFRDAPQKVRRQIFEVVQEWRAHEDWRLDTVEEVANSIPAPTASGSQSREDLLSCLDANELEATPETKAAFHALFDTSAERGPGFDLIDPFAMKPTDDELEDWEPTWMRRVEAKAVDSGRIHNGRIKLTGNELRMALRPGPTSSASDTTEDTTKHSYLVRLVGFPTDWNENEDERNRLQLFDIENVADFVGIESNSATILEKLRGGSFYITFQT is encoded by the coding sequence ATGTCTGAATATGCATCCGTCGTTGATCGTCTCACCAGCTTTTGTCGCGAAGAACACGAAGAGTTACTCGACGGTCTGGACAACAAAACTGCATGGAGTAAAGAAGCCGATCTAGGTTACGGGAACCAGATTGTCTCTGCTGCTCATGACAACCGAACAGTCTTAGAGCTCGTCCAGAACGCTCGAGATGCGATTATCGAGGGCGGCGGGGATGGCCGTGTCTCAGTGATCGTCGGTCCCGATTCGCTCATGGTCGCGAACACGGGGAGTCCTTTCCGTTTAGATGATGAGAACGTGTTTCGGGCTGTTACCTCGCTGGGGCGATCTGCGAAAGCACAAGATCGGGGGTCTATAGGTGAGAAGGGAGTTGGTCTCAAGTCGGTGCTCCAGCTGAGCGAGCAATTCAGTATTTACTCACAGGTCAATTCTGAGCAGCTCTCGGCCCACTTCTCTAGGGCAAGAACCGCTCGCATGCTGCTCGCCACGTACGGAAGCTTGCTCAAAGCGGATTCATTCAGGCAACGCATCGAACTGTCCGACGGTGAGGGGCTCGTTGACGCTTGCCGGTCGCTTTCTGCAGATATCGGCACTGGCGCGTTACCGGGATATCTTAGTGAGGACACGCTACGACGTCGGCTGCTAAATGAGGGGCAGGAGCCGCCAAGTCCCCACGCGCTCCTCTCGGATTTGCCGCGACTCTCCTTGTTCCGGTATCCGTTCCCTGATGACTCACAGAAGGACGTCTCTCCGCTACGGTCGGGCCTCGTCGGGACGAACGAGACGGTTTCCACCACAAACAGACCGTACAGTAAGGACCTGCGCTCGTGGATTGGTAACCACGGCGGGTCGTACACTACGGTCGTCGAACTCGACTACGTCGATAGCGAATGGCGGACACTCCTCGACCGCGTCGAAGGCATGCTTGCGGACGCCAACGACGAGGCGCTGTCGACGTTCCGAGACCACCGGTCATCAACGGACAGCGATTCTGCGGCGTTCAGTAAACAACGCCAGGAAACGCTCTGGCAGGAATGTACGAGTATCTCTCCGGAGACGCTGATACTACTCGGACATATCGAGCAACTAGATCTGATCCGGGTATCACGTAACGGGGATGGGGTCTTGCAAATGGACAACCGACGACGGATCACGGTCGACCAGGGTGACGCCAATCCACTCCCGAATACGCCCGCAGTCAGTCGGCGACGAGTAACGTACAGGGTGGAAGAACCCCAGAACGATGAGTCCAATGAACACATCCGGACGTTCCGTCAGTACACTCGAACGTACAATGACCTCACTGGCGACGAGGAGGCGGGGTCGAACCTTGACGATGTTCACCTCCTATTCGAGAAGCCGACACCGGGAGATGATTGGGAACCTAAGTCGAAGCCGCTCTATCTGTACTACCCGATAGAGGAAGTCGAAACACCGTTCCCCTTCGTCGTCCACGCGCCGTTTCGGGTCGGGTTCGACCGTCAATCGCTCACGGCAGATGAGCAGAACCGGCGAATACTCGATGAACTGCCTGAACTCGTCTCGACCGCAGCAGCCGACCTCGCAACTGACAAGTCACCAACGGATTCGGATGAGTCTGGGTCGCTCACCCAGTGGATGCCGTGGCTGGTCACCCCACTCGAAACGGCAGACGGCACCGATGCATCGCAGCTAGTCGCGTCCGCCGTGGAAGACACACTTAGGCGGCTCCGTGAAGAGTCGATCGTTCCGACCGACGCTAACGAACCCAAACGACCGACTGCGGTGTTGTGTGATCCAGAGCGGCTTCGTGCCTTCGAGCCCCTCCGACGCGATGCACCAACGGCACCGGTCCCCGGACGCAACGTCATCAAGTCCGGCAGCAGGTGGCGGGCTGCCATCTCCGGGGCCGAAGATGAGTCCGATTCGGCGTTCCGACAGTGTGCCGCTCGCATCGGACTCACGAAGGTTCTCGACCGGCCGTTCGACGATGGTGATGGGCAGCGTGGCTGTATCGACATCCTCAGCGAGCACTGGGGTTCAAGTACTAATTCAGAGGGTACAACCGACTGGGCCATCCCAGTCGACGACGTCCGCCACGCGACCCAGTACTTCGAGTCCATCTGCGCTGTCCTCCACGCGGCCTCGGACGGCGAGGAACTTGACGTTGAGATCGGGACCGATGCAAAAAAAGCAGCAGCGCAACTGGGGGACAAACGGGTTCCCCTCTTACCTGCCGAGGCACATCGAAACCATGGCGACGATGACTCGCCGGCGATCACTCACCTTGTCAGAGCACGATCGCGACACGACGGCGGCAAGGGCCGAGGTTCGAAACGGAGCGAACGCATCGTCTTTCGACGGACCGGTGGGAACACGGCGCGGTCAATAATCTCCGACCTCCCAACGCCACCGAGTGACCTGGCTGTGTTTGTGATCCCCTTCAGGTCGGGCTGGACCGGGCCGCTGGAGAGTTTTAACAGAGACTGGGGAACACGAAACCTCGATAGTCCTGCAGAGTTCTACCGCCGGGTGGCCGCCGAGGCTGGTGGCTACTCGGGAGATTCGACGTCCGACCCTGACGTGATTGGGTACATCGTTGACCTGTACGGAACGGTGACCCAGGGTCAGATCGCAGACTGGCTCAGGCCGCAGCCCCACCGACATCATCAGTTCGGAGAGCTACAGGAGACCCTGCAAGGCGGGGGGACTGATTCGCTCCCCTCGGATTACGACGACTATCTGGAAGAGCGCTACGTTCAGCGTGTACGGCTCCCGATCGCCGGTTCCGACGGGTCGACCGAGAGAGCCACCACCATTGAGTCATCACATGGAGGTCGGCTCGAGACGCGACCGGCCGAAGAGCTGTCGTTCGGCACCGAGTGGGCCCAGGAGTTCAATGCGGTCGCGGATACACTCGAAGAGACCGGACCCGAGGTCGACCGATTCAGCGGCCAAAATGGCCACGAGGATACGCGGGCGGCGGCCTTTCGCCGATGGGCAGCCGCGATTCGCCTCGCTGCCGGCGCGAGATCCAACGGTGACCACGAAATCGCTCCGCCAGACGACGACTACTGGAACGCAGTCTTCAGCGACGGATGTGACTTTGATGGATTCGACTGCGTCCGACGTCTCGACGCCCTGCTTCATCTCGGCGTGCAGGTCGGGCCACGGATTAAGTGGCGATGGACACTTCCGACGCGGGGCGAACGTGATGCTGAAGCAAGCACACTCACTGTTTCCGACGCACAGACCCTCGCGAATGGCGAGCTACCGGAAGCGTCGGACTTCTGCCCGCCCCAGCCCCTCGTCGAGGCGTACCGGGACACGATCTGGCGTTCCGACAACAACCCGGCGTTCAGCGCCTCCCATTCGACCGGCTGTGGGAACCGCTGGCTGAATCCGAACGTGGAAAAGCTCGTGGGGGACTATCCGGACGAAGCGCTGCTCCCGATGTGGTGGTACTTCCCGGATCTCCCAGATCCAGAATCAGCCGCCGGCCGTGACTACCGTGATGCCACGCTCCTCATGTGGCCAGAACTGTCCGAGGGTGTCACCGAAGTCGCCTGGCTCTGTAGCCGGTGGCACAGCTTCAGCACCGCCGACGACAATAGCAGGATTCCGTCGCTCGGGCTTGTGCAACTCGCCCGCCACCAACTGTGGCCTGCTCAAGGAATGTTTGAAGAGGAACCTGGTGACGACAGGCTCACCATCTCAGACGGCGACCAGCTCTCGGCACGGAAACTCCTGCTTCACGACGACGACCATCTCCGAGGAGCTATCCAGTACTTACCACGGGTCGATGTCGACGCACTGGAGGAACGCCTAGAAGACGCAACTGATTTGGACGTAGGGGGGTCAGACGTCGTCGATGTTCCGGCAGCACTCCGGTCACTGGGTATCCGGCCCCTTGACGCGTTGACTCCCCCGATGGCGGCCGCGCGCCTAGAGTGGTTCCTCTCGCAGTTCGCCGTCGAGGCCAGCATCGGGACCACGGCCCGAACGTTCACTGTCACAGCGAGTTGGGCCACACAGGCACTGTCCGTGCCGACTGACGCACTATTGCGGCGTCTTGTCGCAGACGATGCTCTCTCGCGAGAGCTCGATGACAGGGAACCGAAGCGACGTTGGATCCGGCGTGACCTCCAGCACCTCGGTACGTGCCTCCCGGTCACCGAAGGGAGTGTGCCGAAGGCGCTCCGCATCGGGCGTGGTCGCCGTCCAGACGGTGATTCCGAGACAGTCGTCTTCACACAGCCACTGTCGAAATACTCCCGTGAACGACTAGTGAATGACGGCCGCCGGTTCGTTGAGCGACCGGCCGATGAGACTGAACTCGCGTATGTGCTCGGTGGCGAGTCTGAATCCGTGAACTTTGGCATCGCGATTGAAACCGAACCACCGTCGCCACGACCGGTTCACGGTGCGGATGTGGAGTCCGGCAGCGACCGACTCAACGAACTGCGGTCGAAGCTCCGTGACCGACAGGAGTACCTCTTGGCAGCCTATCTGGAGAACGCGACGGCACCATACCTGCAGTCGGTCCATGACAAACTATCGGTGGTCGTCGAGAATCCGATTGGGGTTGTCGAGCGGAGTGAAAATGACGATGCCCAGCGGAACTCGGCTGAGTGGAAGCCCAGCGAGGGGAGTACCTCATCACACATCGCTCTGTTCCGTGATTCGGTTGACCGGTACCAAAGAGACGACGGTGCTATACCGCCATACCTCGCCGCTGACGGGCTCGTTCAGGTGATCGAGCAATTCGACCTGCGGGATACTTTTGAGAACGTTCTGTTCAAGAACGAATCGGCCCTCGAGGACGAGTATAGCGACGCGCTCGAAAATATCCGTCGGGAGGTAACCGAACTGCGGGCACGACGTCTGGAGGAAGTCTTCCAAACACTTGATGGGCTGGTCTCTACGCACTGTTCAGGAGCGTCGCTCCCCGCACCCGACGGATTTGACGTTGAACCTCGAGAGACATTAACGGCGGCACGGTCAGCAACTGAGCGAGAGGGCTTCGACGACAGCAATCCGCTCCTGCGAGCGTGGGGCGAGCAATTGACCACTGAATGCGGATTTGAGAGGGATATCGCGGCAATGTGTCTCGTCGCTGCAGCAACTGATTCTCACGAGACAAGACTGCGGATCGCGTATCGGCTTGGACGCGATAACGTCCTCGATATCGACGATCTCGTCGACAACGGTTACCGATGGGCAGAACTCGATGAATGGCCGCAATCGCGGAGCACCCAACCAGTAAAGTCGTATCTCGCGGCCGTCCATCGCGTCCGACGGTTCTGGGATGCACTGGCTGACCACGAAGATGAAGGCGAGGAAGGCATCGTACGCGCAGTCCGTGAGACAGTGACGTCTGCTCGGATAATGGGTCCGAGTCGTCGCGTCGCTACGCTCGTTCGAGATGGTAGCAACCTCGATTCGTCGCTTCGATACCTCCGTCTCGGCGATATTCCCTATGTAACACGAAAACCGCCGGTGACCGACCAGCTCGTCGATGCCGTCACTGAGTGGGTCGAGAGCGAGCGGGTTGCGCTTCAGGAGTCGGACATCATCTACAGCGAGCCAGATATCGACGACTTCCTCGGTGCACTCGTCGACGCCGTCTCGTCTTACGAAACCGCAGAACAGCGTGTTGCCGACGTATTCGCTACCTACGAACAGAGGGATGGTGAGTCGACAGCCGGGACCAATGGGAGCCGAGCCGACCTCACCACGAACTGGATCAAGGGCAATGACGACGGAGTGGAACAGATCGCGACTGAGTTCGAGGCAGCCGCGGCAGTGACCGAAGGTGGTTCTCCGAATATCAGTGAGTCAACCGGAGAAGGCTATTCTCACGTGAACGCGGAGATCGACGCCCGTGGCCGTGAGGGCGAGCTGATCTGCCTGGACCGAGCCTGGAGACGTTTTCGCGATGCACCTCAGAAGGTCCGCAGGCAGATATTCGAGGTGGTTCAGGAGTGGCGGGCGCACGAAGACTGGCGGCTTGACACAGTTGAAGAAGTCGCGAATTCAATTCCGGCTCCTACCGCCAGTGGAAGTCAGAGTCGTGAGGACCTGTTATCGTGTCTCGACGCTAACGAACTTGAGGCCACGCCCGAAACAAAGGCTGCATTCCACGCACTGTTCGACACCTCAGCAGAACGAGGGCCGGGCTTCGACCTTATCGATCCATTCGCAATGAAGCCAACCGACGATGAGCTAGAGGACTGGGAGCCCACATGGATGCGACGTGTCGAAGCAAAGGCCGTCGATAGCGGCCGTATTCACAACGGTCGGATCAAACTCACCGGTAACGAACTGCGGATGGCACTTCGTCCCGGCCCGACGAGTAGTGCCTCCGACACGACAGAAGACACCACGAAACACAGCTACCTCGTCCGCCTAGTCGGATTTCCCACGGATTGGAATGAAAACGAAGACGAGCGCAATCGGTTGCAGCTCTTCGATATCGAGAACGTCGCCGACTTCGTGGGAATTGAGAGCAACTCGGCTACCATTCTTGAGAAACTCCGAGGCGGATCTTTCTATATCACCTTCCAGACCTAG
- a CDS encoding PIN domain-containing protein produces the protein MPRALIDTTVLFAAAYRRDGSHDAALPVLQGIDDGTLPEAVVLDYVLAETLNGLTTHAGHDAAVDLLDRIEANARFHIDSLTTDALATGKSLFRQHEPLSFVDACIIAYMQTEGLGYLYVFDDDFDAVEDVYRLDTATNPYDPN, from the coding sequence ATGCCTCGTGCACTCATCGATACGACAGTCCTCTTCGCCGCCGCATACCGGCGGGATGGATCCCACGATGCCGCGCTTCCCGTCCTCCAGGGCATCGACGATGGAACGCTCCCGGAGGCTGTCGTCCTCGACTACGTTCTCGCGGAAACGCTCAACGGCCTCACGACCCACGCCGGCCACGACGCAGCCGTCGATCTCCTCGATCGTATCGAAGCAAACGCCCGCTTCCACATCGACTCACTCACCACCGACGCCCTCGCGACAGGGAAGTCCCTCTTTCGCCAACACGAACCGCTCTCTTTCGTCGATGCCTGCATTATCGCGTATATGCAGACCGAGGGGCTCGGCTACCTGTATGTGTTCGACGACGACTTCGACGCAGTCGAGGATGTCTATCGGCTCGATACAGCAACGAATCCCTACGATCCAAACTAA